A stretch of DNA from Oncorhynchus nerka isolate Pitt River linkage group LG22, Oner_Uvic_2.0, whole genome shotgun sequence:
GAACTTCGACCTGACTAAGGTCAGAGTGTCTTCCGTTTCTCAGACCATGGATCTGTCTCTCGCCTTATCTGATCTATTAGTCATAATCAGTAGAGTAATTGGTTTGGAAATTCTTCGTAACGTTACTTGATGGCCTAATGGCCAATAGACTGATTCGGTTGAGTTGTCAAGCTATGCAGATTTTGTGATTTTAGTGTGTTTATACGCCTCAGATGTCTAAATACTTGCTGTTCCCAGTACAGTATTACAGGTTGTTAAAAcctttccatctgtctctctattgGTCAGTTCATGGGGAAGTGGCATGATATTGCGGTAGTGTCCACCTGGCCCTGGATGCAGCGCCACAAGGGAGATGCAGCCATCGGAATCCTGGAGCTGCAGGCCAGCGGCACCGAAGACAAAGTCAGCATGACAAAGAGCATGAATAAgtgaggttacacacacacacacacacacacacacacacacacacacacattgatattCGTGTCTCTGAACTGTACCTAATAATGGAACTGGATTCACCATAGCTTTAAAGACCCAATGCAGTCAAACTTCTGTTTGAGACGAACGCTGTAAAAGTGAGATCAGTGTTATTACATAGTTGTTGGTTAAATAAAATGCAATTACAGGGGAcgttctaatcagcaggttttgTATGGGTGGAGTTTAggcttgcctggtgacatcaccaggcagtatAAGTTATTAGACCAATAACAAACAGTTCCaaatctctgccaataacagctagttttcaggttaCATATCCCTCCAATTAGGCCCCTCACTCAGACAGTCCTACCTAATTATTGTTTGAGGAATAGTTTTTTAGATTTGAATTCaaaacagtaaggtacttaattgttaagcAGATATTGAGATTAAAACGTCTGCATTGGCCTTTAATTCAatatatgctgtgtgtgtgcgtgcgggtgcgtgcgtgtgtgtgtgtgtgtgtgtgcacgtgcaggCACGGGACATGTCAGCAGATCTCTGGTGATTACAAGCTGACCGACACACCTGGAAGATTCACCTACCACATCGCCAGTAAGTCTGTTtgtcacttcctctcctcaaccGTGTCTGAAAACTTGACCTTCCCTGTCCTTGTTTTCTTAAGTCCTCTCAAAGCTAATTGGAGGAGAATGTTCAAGGGAGGTACCTTGGATCCTCTCTTACAATGCGCTTTGAGAGGAATTAAGGAAACAAAGACAGCTAGTAACGGAGGAAGCCAGGATGTGACAGCTAGTAATGTTTCCATACACAGCCTGTGTATTTTTGTAATCGATGAGAGGTCAACGGTGAGAGCTAATGGGCATTGTGTACTATATTTATGCTCGTACTCTCCTACCATATAAGTCCATGTTTCCTTCATGCAGAGTGGGGGGCTGATGTTGATGCCTATGTGGTTGACACTAACTATGATGAGTACGCCATCGTCATGTTCAGTAAACAAAAAGCAGAAGGCGAGAAGACAAAGTCTGCCAAGCTATACAGTGAGTTTCACTCCAGTGTCCTGTATTTAACTTCACACCACTGAGACAGTAGCCTGataccagatctgtttgtgctgtcttgccaactcctttgGTTGTAATTATGATTGTCACGACAACGGCCATAGGATTTGGCTATACAGTCAATCAAAACCAATTGATTTGGCAATAGAGCAGCACAAACACAAATATGATAATGACTATAGGAGTTGGCAGGtccacaaacagatctgagaccaggcctCTCAGACACAGCTATAGTGTTGTTATATTCAGCAGCAGAAGATCTGATCTGAGACCAGGCCACTCAGAAACAGCTATAGTGTTAATTATATTAAGCAGTAAAAGCCAATTAAAATGCTGCCTCCTTCAGGTCGCACCATGGAACTGTCACCCACTATCCTGGAGGACTTCAGGAGGCTGGTAAGGGAGCAGGGCATGGCTGACAACGCAATCATCATCAAACAGAACAAAggtagaggcacacacacaggggcggactgggaccagaaatcggCCTTGGCATTTCTAAATCGGCCTTGGCATTTTCCTTCAGGCCCCCATTATTAGCCGAATATTTAAAGTTAAACAGGCCCACTGGGCAAAATATGGACCAGCCAGTCCGCCcctgcacacacatgcacaaatacATCCACTATGTGTCTGGACATTGTTTGACCTTTGAACTCCTGTCTCTGTCCACAGGGGAGTGTGTACCAGGAACAGAGCCTGTAGCATCAGAGCCTCAGCCTGAGATCACAGCACCGGTACTTCCTGTATTAAATTATTCAATGTTGAAGTTGTACCGCGTGACAGAGTCTGGGATTATATCGAAAAGTGGCTTTGGTTAAAGGCATTACAGAAAGTAAATCAACATTTTCCTCAATGAAAAGCATTGAAGTTAAAGGCATTACAGAAAGTAAATCAACATTTTCCTCAATGAAAAGCATTGAAGATAattggaattggaatttcagtatACTTCCTGAATTGATTGGAATTCAAATGGAATTTACACCAACCCTGCTGAGTACTCACCTGTCTGCCTGTCCCCAGAGAGCCAAGAGGAACATAGTCCTCCCTGAGTTGCCCGCTGAGGAGGGTTCTGGTGCCGGAGTCGTGATGTTCAGGAGTGAAGGTGAGAGTGCATGGTGGGCCTACTAGGCCCTTGACCTCTACATTGAAGGTACGTTTTAGCATCAGCTCTGTGTGGGTCTAGTCATTGAATGGCTAGAACTTGCTAGAACACATTTTTGGTGTAGCTCCGGACAAACATAGCTAATTAAACTCATTCAAGAATCAGGTGTGCTTATCCAGGCCTACAATAGAAGCGTGTACTGTTAGGGATACTGGAGGACTGAAGTTGAGTAACACTCATGTATATTACATGTAATTACAGTGTACGATGGAGTCCGAAATTATTCCCACTATTGATAACGACAAgcaaaaatgactgtataaaataaataattcaaaataGTGAGCTATATCATATGCTCAAATAAATTGggaaattattttatttatactaatacaattgctcactatttaacttctttgggactgggtggcagtattgagtagcttggataaaaaggtgcccagagtaaactacctgctacccaggcctaaaagctagaatatgcatataattagtagatttggatagaaaacactctgaagtttctaaaactgtttgaatgatgtctgtgagtataacataactcatatggcaggcaaaaacctgaaaaaaaatccaaccaggaagtgggaaatctgaggtttgtagtttttcaagtcattgcctatcgagagatagctgcgttccattgcatttctacagacaaaagAATTCACCGGTTGAAACATTactgaagatttatgataaaaacatcctaaagattgattctataattcgtttgacatgtttctacgaactatAATATGAATTTTTGCCTGTACTCctgagtttggatttgtgtactaaacacgcaaacaaaaaggaggtatttggacataaattatggactttatcgaacaaaacaaacatttaatgtagaactgggattcctgggagtgcattctgatgaagatcatcaaatgtaagtgaatatttataatgctatttctgacttctgttgactccacaacatggcgggtatctggaCGAAAACAAAGTGGAGCAAGCTTTCAGGTCGCCCGTcccaaccacaacagtacactTGGCTATCCACCCAGATAGGAAATGGCTActtcttcttcatttctcaaaggaaaaacattaaccaatttctaaagactgttgacatctagtggaagcgataggaactgtaagcaagtgccttagaaatctagatccacatagaaaaccctttgaaaagagagtgacctaagAACAAAAAAtactggatggtttgtcctcagggtttcgcctgccaaataagttctgttttactcacagacataattataacagttttagaaactttagagtgttttctatccaaatctaccaattatatgcaaatCCTAGCTTCTGGAATagtaggcagtttactttgggcacactatTCATCCGGGCGTGAAAAGagtgccccctagccttaagaagtaGGGGGTGAAAATTATTGACACTCCTGTTTTCAATacttttcaatacctcaccttgcgaggataacggcaatgagcctttttctaaaatgttttatgagttggagaCCACACTGGGAGCGGTCTTAGACCAATCCTCCATACAGAATTGTTTATACCATTCAATGAATCTATTTCTTCTGCACTCGTAGATACCAACCATTCTGTGTGATTAACAGGGGGCTGAGCTAGAGCGTTGTTTGCATAACAAGGCCGGATCCCGAAGGGGCCTGGGACTTGGTCTTTTTACCAAAACCTCTGTAGAATCTGAATGTTTTGAGCTACAAAAGTCTCATGAATATGCACGTGTaacatgttttgctctatgacctCACAAGCGTCGTTAGaaggtaaggggttcttctacatagaagatcatagtaaatcccaggacatttttttaaacctttatttaactaggcaagtcagttaggggcagaacgacagatttgtaccttgtcagctcggggatttgaacttgcaaccttctggttactagtccaacacgctaaccactaggctaccctgccgacatagtgtctataatactgtaaaggGTTATTCTACAGAGAAGGTCATAGGacatcccaggacatagtgtctataatactgtaaaggGTTATTCTACAGAGAAGGTCATAGGacatcccaggacatagtgtctataatactgtaaaggGTTATTCTACAGAGAAGGTCATAGGacatcccaggacatagtgtctataataagCTGTCACAAACTATTAACTCCACACaattgtcactgactagttggatattCATTTCCCACTAAGCAAACAATTTCTGTACTTACACCATTCATAGAAATTCATTTTTATCAGGTTTCTGCTTTGCCagacttttttttaaatttgtCAAGAAAACTCATTGATCAAACTGTTCATGTCAAATGCATGTTCTACTTGTAGCCCCAGTTGTCCTGAAAGGAAATGGTAAAACACTTCATTGTGAGGCTAAATATATCTGGTCATGCAGAACAAAGAAAGTCAGATAAATAAAAAGGTGATTTTTGATGGGGTCTCGGGACTGATAGggttaaccatttctttgtggattttgatgtgtgcttggggttattgtcttgtgGAAAATCCACTTGAGGCCAAGTTTcaacctcctggcagaggcaaccaggttttgggCAAACATTCTTGGGTACTgagtaaagttcatgatgccgttgatgccgttgaccttaacgggcctcccgagtggcgcagtggtctaagccactgcatTACAATGCAAGCTGTACCACTAGAGATTcttggttcgagtccaggctctgtcacagccacccacgaccgggaggcccatggggcggtgcacaattggcccagcgtagtcCGGGTTAGGGGATGATTTGGCCGGCAAGGATGTCCTTGTCCCGATGCGCAGcaacgactcctgtggcgggctgggcgcattgcacgctgacacagtcaccaggtgtacggtgtttcctctgacacattggtgtggctggcttccgggttaagtgggcattttatcaagaagcagtgtggcttggttgggttgtgtttcggaggacgcatggctctcgaccttcgcctctccctagTCCGTATGGTGAGTTGCAGcgatgactgtaactaccaattggggagaaaaaaaagataATAATTCAATAAAGCAAAATTGCCCCTTAACATCAAATATCCACTACCATATTTATTTAGTAGGTATGAAGTTCTTTTCTGCTCATGCGTTCTCTCATTTCgatgccaaacccaccactggtgtgcgtggccaaagaccTCTATTCTCATGTCATCCATGTGCATTGGCACTTGAAACCAGTGCCAATGAAACCAGTGCCAACCAAATAATTATGACTTATTATTagtaaatctctttctctgagcaattgtattatgtatcaaataatataatttcccaaaGAAATTTAGCATACAGTATAGCTCggtatttgaattatttattttatacagttatttttgctcatctttatcaagggtgtcaatcatttcagaccccactgtatgtCTATGGCTAAAACACACAATGCACTGCTATACATCTCTCTTCAGAGTCCTGTAACGCCGAACCGGACGCAGGTCCCTGTTTCGGGATGGTGCAGAGGTACTTCTACAACTCTACCAGTATGGCCTGTCAGCTGTTCACCTACGGAGGCTGCATGGGCAACCAGAACAACTTTGTGACCGAGAGGGAGTGTCTCCAGAGCTGTCGCAATGAGggtgagtggatagagtgtaaCACTGGTGCTTTTTCTGTTGGTGAACCACACTCGTGTTACGGGTCATCTTGTCTAAGAGCTTGAAACTTGCGTTAGCTCCACAGAGCTAATGCCTTcactttagctcagtgggcttaTACAGTCTTGTGGTGCGTAGGAGACACAGGCTTGACTTCTAACCTAGTTGATGATGTGACAATGCTCAACCCACTTCAAGAACCAACATGATGTTCATGCCCATAGACTACGTGTGAGACAAGATTGTCCCTCATGTCTTTCctcctgtctggtgtgtgtgtctctccacagCTGCCTGTAGACTGCCCATGGATTCTCGGCCCTGCACTGGACAGCCCAAGATCTGGGTCTTCCACTCAaactctggtctctgtctggatAATAAAAAGGACTATTGCCAGGTCAACAGTAACAAGTTCTACTCAAAGAGGGAGTGTGAGGAGTACTGTGGGGTGATGAAGGATCCAggtaagagacacacacatattGTCTGTTATAACAAGGTTGTTTCCCTGGGCCTAGGACAACACTGCCATGTCATTCTGATATCTTTTGGGATTACATGGTCAAATTGTACTGATTGTGAAATTAAGTTTTTCAACATATTTTTAGTGACCACAAAAAAGGCATTATTTACCTGGTTTTAGTCTGCTTATCTGATGTGAATGTGCCTTTGTATTACAGGAGAAGGGGAGTTCCTCAAAACAAACTAAAGGAGATGAGAACACAGAACGTACAGCACAGATCAACCACAGAACGTACAGCACAGATCAACCACAGAACGTACAGCACAGATCAACCACAGAACGTACAGCACAGATCAACCACAGAACGTACAGCACAGATCAACCACAGAACGTACAGCACAGATCAACCACAGAACGTACAGCACAGATCAACCACAGAACGTACAGCACAGATCAACCACAGAACGTACAGCACAGATCAACCACAGAACGTACAGCACAGTTCAACCACAGAACGTACAGCACAGATCAACCACAGAACGTACAGCACAGTTCAACCACAGAACGTACAGCACAGTTCAACCACAGAACGTACAGCACAGATCAACCACAGAACGTACAGCACAGATCAACCACAGAACAACCACAGAACGTACAGCACAGATCAACCACAGAACGTACAGCACAGATCAGATCAATATGTTGATCAACAGTAACACACTATGGATATCATACATTACCATAGAGCACAATAAAATGATGGATGAACCTGCTTGGCATCATGTCTTATGTAAACTTGATCCTGACTTTGTGCTGTTGAGTTTATAGTATGTTTGGTTAACCGCCACCAACTGAATGCAGATGATACACCCATTCATAGATgtaatataaaggtatatattagGGAAAGTTATTGTTCAGCCAAagatatacaatatactgtatttctTTTAATGTGTATTATGGTGGGATCTGATGACCAGTGTATGAGTAACCAGCAGAGGACGATGTTGCTCCATTTACAGTGACAGCCGTCTCCTAAATCTCTCCTCCCCGTCTAGCGCTGCTTGGCCCAACCAAGGAACGACTGGATCGGTGCTAGCTTCCTGCTCCTGTTCCCAGAGTTCCCGGCTGCTCTCTGCGCTGCGTTCCGCTGGCCGTAGAATGCTGGGAATATCCGGAGAGGAAAGGGGAACTGACAGCATGGAGGGACCATCTGTACAAGAGCACACCACCTGGTTAGACGAGAGAGAGGTGGCAAACAAATACAGCACTGGGCCAGCTAGGGACTTGAGCACAGACAACTCTCACACAAATAGTAGCACGTACACATGGCTCAGTAGACCATACAGTTTAACTTTCAGACagaaatcaaataaaatacacGTTGCCTCAGAGTCAGACACAATGATATATTCACCAAAAAGTGATCAGTCGGTGAATTTCCTAGAATTTTTCACTTTCTCGCGCAAGCATGCATTCAGTGTAcgtgaacgcacacacacatgcacagagagacagagagagagatagagagaagtcTTACAGACTGACCAAATATGCTGCTGAGATCTACTCACACAGAGCCCACATACATaaacatatactgaacaaaaaatataaactcaacatgcaaacattttactgagttacagttcatatgaggaaatcagtcaattgaataaATTCATTATGGATctgacatgactgggaatacagatatgcatctgttggtcacagataccttaaaataaatgggtctcacaatgggcctcaggatctcgtcacggtatttctgtgcattcaaattgccatcgataaaatgctattgtgttggttgtccgtagcttatgcctgccaataCCATTCCCCAACACTACAATGGGGCACTGTTCACAACCTTGACATCGGCAAAtcgctcgcccacatgacgctATACACGTACGTGGTCTGCGgctgtgaggccagttggatgtactgccaaattctataaaataacgttggaggtggcttatggtagagaaatgaacattcaattatctggcagttttggtggacattcctgcagtcagcatggaattgcacgttccctcaaaacttgagatatctgtggcattgagttgtgtgacaaaacggcacattttagagtggccttttattgtccccagcacaaggtgcatctgtgtaatgatcatgctgttaaatcagcttcttaacatgccacacctgtcaggcgaatggattatcttggcaaaagagaaataatcattaaaagggatgtaaacaaatttgtgcacaaaatttgagataaataatatgttttgtgcatatggaacatttctgagatctttttatttcagctcaagaaacatggaaccaacactttacatgttgcatttatatttttgttcagtgtacatagtGAGCAAACATAGACCTGCAGCCTTATCAAGCGGGAGTTAATGCACCGACCCCCTTTACGTGTGAGGAAATGAAAACAATCACTCAATGCTGATATATGCCTCTTTTATAACAATATTTCAGTGTTAGCTATTGTAGTTGAAGTTTCAGTGTAGTTGGCATTGAAGTTGGCTATTTAATTGTAGTTTGCCCTATTTTTTTTAACACTGTTTCAGTCTTTCAAATGAAAAGGAAGTGCAATATCCCTTTCTGTTACAGCAGACTGTTACTAATgagagactgacacacacacacacacacacacacacacacacacacacacacacacacacacacacacacacacacacacactttctgttGCAGCAGACTGTTACTaatgagagacagacacacacacacacacacacacacacactttctgttACAGCAGACTGTTACTAATgagagactgacacacacacacacacacacacactttctgttGCAGCAGACTGTTACTaatgagagacagacacacacacacacacactttctgttACAACAGACTGTTACTAATGaggcactgacacacacaaacacacacaaagtgGCAGAAAAGTACGTCAACTGTGACTGTCCGACAGACATGCTCACAGTATTTGCTGTTtgaccaacaacaaaaaaagaagagTTCCCATGAAAATCCTCGGGATGTTTTCTATCAGCTTTGGCAAGTGAGACCAATGGAAAGCAAAGACACATGAAACTGTGAGACTTCAACACTTTTGGCAGAAAGTGCACCTCTTGCTTTCTCACAGAGGCTTAAGTGTCTGACAGTCTGAGCTGAGTGAATCACATAAGTGTTGTCGGTTAAGTCCAGCAGGTTTGGGTTTGTTGGAGCTCTACTCTATATGCAGtgacccaagtcatagactgttctctctgctaccgcatgataTGCGGTACCGAGTGCCAAGTtcaggaccaaaaggcttcttaaccacttctatccccaagccaaaAGACTGCTACCACCCGGACTAATTTCATTGACCCCCCCGCcgcccctccatttgtttttaaaactgctgctactcgctgattattatctatgtatagtcactttacctctacctacatgtataaattatctcaactaacctgtaccccagcacagtgactcggtaccggtaacccctgtatatagcctcgctattgttattttattgtgttacttttaatagttttttactttagtttatttggtcaatattttcttaaactctttcttgaactgcattgttggttaagagctcgTAAGTAAACattaaggtctacacctattgtattcagcatttcacggtaaggtgtagacctgttgttttcggcgcatgtgactaataaagtttgatttgatgcaGTTTGGGAACTGGAAGGAAACTGCAGTCAAATAGTAGACGACTATTCACAACTGTGTTGATATGTTTGGACCacgatagatccttagtgatgtggattcCGAAGAACTcaaaactctcgacccgctccacttcaggcccatcgatgttaatgagggcgtgctcggccctccgtttcctgtaaaccacaatcagctcctttgtcttgcggACGTTGAaggagatgttgttgtcctggcaccactctgccagggccctcacctcctccctgtaagctGTTTCATCGTTGATGGTAATCAGGCCgagcactgttgtgtcatcagcaaacttgatgatggtgttggagttgtgcgtggCGACCCCGTcacgggtgaacagggagtacaggagggggctgagcatgcagacttgtggggcccccatgttgaggatcagcatgacgGAGGTGTTGCTGCCTACCTTCTCCACCtgggggtcggcccgtcaggaagttcaggacccagttgcacagggcagggttcagacccagtgccccgagcttagtgatgagcttggagggtactatggtgttaaaagcTGAGCTatggtcaatgaacagcattcttacataggtattcctcttgtccagatgggatagggtagtgtgcagtgcaatggtgaTTGCATCTtccatggatctgttggggctgtatgcaaattgtagttggtctagggtatcaggtaagaTGGAAGTGACATTATCctttaactagcctctcaaagcactaccttctctttcttgggtacaggaacaatggtggacatcttgaagcaagtggggacaacagactgggatagggagagattgaatatgtccgtaaacactccagccagctggtctgcacatgctctgaggacgcagcttgggatgccgtctgggccggcagccttgcgagggctTAAATGTCTCTCACATCGGCCATGGAGAATGAGAGCTCACAGTCCTTGTAAGCGGAAGTGGCCCACGTCGGCGGCTCTGTGTTTTCCACGAACTACCttattatatgactaactatcagTTTATATGAATAACTAACTACGAGATGCTCTACCTCTGATtccctctcccatttctcctaACTACGAGATTATATGGCTAACTAACTACCAGATTATATGGCTAACAAAGTACCAGATTATATGCCTAACTAACTACCAGTTTATATAGCAAACTAACTACCAATTTATATGGCTAACAAAGTACCAGATTATATGCCTAACTAACTACCAGATCATATGGCAAACTAACTACCAGTTTATATGGCTAACTAACTACCAGATTATATGCCTAACTAACTACCAGTTTATATGGCTAACTAACTACCAGATCATATGGCAAACTAACTACCAGTTTATATGGCTAACTAACTACCAGATCATATGGCAAACTAactaaagtggctgttccactggatgtcataaggtgaaagcaccaatttgtaagtcgctctggataagagcgtctgctaaatgacttaaatgtaaatgtaaatgtaatatggcTAACTAACTACCAGATCATATGGCAAACTAACTACCAGTTTATATGGCTAACTAACTACCAGATCATATGGCAAACTAACTACCAGTTTATATGGCTAACTAACTACCAGATCATATGACTAACTATCTGATTATATACCAGACCTCTtttattctctcccctctcccatttctcctcccctcctccccttttctcagagctctacatctcaactgtgtgtgtgtgtgcttgcgtg
This window harbors:
- the LOC115105988 gene encoding protein AMBP-like, with protein sequence MQQVVVLALLFGLVCLLHGVPLLPEPLFPTQENFDLTKFMGKWHDIAVVSTWPWMQRHKGDAAIGILELQASGTEDKVSMTKSMNKHGTCQQISGDYKLTDTPGRFTYHIAKWGADVDAYVVDTNYDEYAIVMFSKQKAEGEKTKSAKLYSRTMELSPTILEDFRRLVREQGMADNAIIIKQNKGECVPGTEPVASEPQPEITAPRAKRNIVLPELPAEEGSGAGVVMFRSEESCNAEPDAGPCFGMVQRYFYNSTSMACQLFTYGGCMGNQNNFVTERECLQSCRNEAACRLPMDSRPCTGQPKIWVFHSNSGLCLDNKKDYCQVNSNKFYSKRECEEYCGVMKDPGEGEFLKTN